One Triticum dicoccoides isolate Atlit2015 ecotype Zavitan chromosome 5B, WEW_v2.0, whole genome shotgun sequence genomic window carries:
- the LOC119305893 gene encoding ornithine decarboxylase-like → MVGSSPMQAVLVAPGVKDKQVLPYKRDALMEKHAAVSLMRSIAGSGVRSAFYVLDLARVVDLYMRWRRALPDVRAYYAVKCNPEPALLGALAALGAGFDCASRREIEAVLALGVEQGSIVYANPCKPEEHIEYAAQVGVNLTTYDSEEEVAKVKRCHPGCELILRIKGPDNGDAKVDLGTKYGAHADEVVPLLRAAQRAGLGVAGVSFHIGSGGTRTDVYRGAIEAARAAFDAAAALGMPAMRVLDVGGGFMAGGTTFEEAAAVIRDALAEHFGDLPCVEVIGEPGRYFAETAFTLAARVIGKRTRGEVREYWIDDGLYGSLNCVLMDDYVPRPRPLAAPSTGEETYTSTVFGPTGDSLDTVVTGYRLPEMSVGDWLVFDDMGAYSIGSGSHFNGFSMSDLTIFLAYSS, encoded by the coding sequence ATGGTTGGAAGCAGTCCCATGCAGGCGGTGCTGGTGGCGCCGGGGGTGAAGGACAAGCAAGTACTCCCTTACAAGCGGGACGCGCTCATGGAGAAGCACGCCGCCGTCAGCCTCATGCGCTCCATCGCCGGCTCGGGCGTGCGCAGCGCCTTCTACGTCCTCGACCTCGCCAGGGTCGTCGACCTGTACATGCGCTGGCGCCGCGCACTCCCGGACGTGCGGGCGTACTACGCCGTCAAGTGCAATCCGGAGCCGGCGCTGCTCGGCGCGCTGGCCGCCCTCGGCGCCGGGTTCGACTGCGCCAGCCGCAGGGAGATCGAGGCCGTGCTCGCACTCGGCGTGGAGCAGGGCAGCATCGTGTACGCCAACCCGTGCAAGCCCGAGGAGCACATCGAGTACGCGGCGCAGGTGGGCGTCAACCTCACCACGTACGACTccgaggaggaggtggccaaggTGAAGCGCTGCCATCCCGGCTGCGAGCTCATCCTCCGCATCAAGGGCCCCGACAACGGCGACGCCAAGGTCGACCTCGGCACTAAATACGGCGCGCACGCCGACGAGGTGGTGCCGTTGCTCCGCGCCGCGCAGCGCGCGGGCCTCGGCGTGGCCGGCGTGTCCTTCCACATCGGCAGCGGAGGGACCCGCACCGACGTGTACCGCGGGGCCATCGAGGCCGCGCGCGCGGCgttcgacgcggccgccgcgctcGGCATGCCGGCAATGCGCGTGCTCGACGTCGGCGGCGGCTTCATGGCAGGAGGCACCACTTTCGAAGAGGCGGCGGCGGTCATCCGCGACGCGCTGGCGGAGCACTTCGGCGACCTCCCGTGCGTGGAGGTCATCGGCGAGCCGGGACGGTACTTTGCTGAGACGGCCTTCACGCTGGCGGCGCGGGTCATCGGCAAGCGCACGCGCGGCGAGGTGCGGGAGTACTGGATCGACGATGGACTCTACGGCTCCCTCAACTGCGTCCTCATGGACGACTACGTGCCGCGCCCAAGACCGCTCGCCGCCCCAAGCACCGGCGAGGAGACGTACACTTCAACGGTGTTCGGACCGACGGGCGACTCACTTGACACCGTCGTGACAGGGTACCGGCTACCGGAGATGAGCGTGGGGGACTGGCTCGTGTTCGACGACATGGGCGCCTACTCGATCGGCTCCGGCTCTCATTTCAACGGCTTCTCCATGTCCGACCTTACAATATTCTTAGCCTACTCTAGCTAG
- the LOC119311164 gene encoding uncharacterized protein LOC119311164 yields the protein MGLPALQRIISMQRERRRRQTRVRGGLISSVPKRKSPALQQDGNSEGGRRMKYLPSLPEDIWWHIHSLMPMQDAARAACVSRTFMHSWRRHTSLTFSKKTLGIDEDVCEKDGKARDLTYKVDRIWIEHPGIGVKEVRIEFYDNKTRVCFLDRWLQIAVTPGIEELIVIPSVGHKRYNFPWSLLSEGSGNSIRCLFLSRCVFCPTVGLGLRSLTQITLCYVHITGNELACLLDNSFALQQLGLSHCSKIIRLKIPSLLQRLITLEVSACKRLQTIEIEAQCLSKFWFSGERLVQLSFGEALQLKTLDMHCHGAVCEARANLPSTLPNLETLSVFSYFETVNTPMVGSKFPFLKHLTVKLAAAPAYDYCSLISFFDASPSLETFFLNGFQGSMQHPSILADPSGRRQMPKHRHDKLKNVTIAGFSSAKSLVELTCHILESSESLECLTLDTTEGYDYLRCSVNRSGKCFRMRRDAILEARRGLLAIKTYIEGIVPPKVKFTVVEPCSQCHVVEL from the exons ATGGGGCTTCCGGCGCTGCAGCGGATCATCTCCATGCAGCGGGAGCGGCGCCGCCGGCAAACGCGAGTCCGTG GTGGATTGATTTCTTCAGTGCCTAAAAGAAAGTCACCAGCCCTCCAGCAAGATGGTAATTCTGAAGGTGGCAGAAGAATGAAATATCTGCCGAGTCTTCCGGAG GACATCTGGTGGCATATACATTCACTAATGCCAATGCAAGATGCTGCTCGAGCTGCCTGCGTTTCTCGTACCTTTATGCATTCCTGGAGACGCCATACCAGCCTCACCTTCAGTAAAAAAACACTAGGCATTGATGAAGATGTGTGTGAAAAGGATGGTAAAGCAAGAGATCTCACCTACAAAGTTGACAGAATTTGGATAGAACACCCAGGCATTGGTGTGAAGGAAGTCAGAATTGAGTTCTATGATAACAAGACCAGGGTCTGTTTTCTTGATCGCTGGCTTCAGATTGCCGTCACACCTGGGATTGAAGAACTCATTGTTATTCCTTCTGTGGGCCATAAAAGGTACAACTTCCCATGGTCACTTTTATCTGAAGGAAGTGGAAACTCGATTCGGTGTCTGTTCCTTTCCAGGTGTGTGTTCTGTCCAACAGTCGGACTTGGCTTGAGAAGTTTGACTCAAATTACGCTGTGTTATGTCCATATTACAGGAAATGAGCTAGCCTGCCTTCTGGACAATTCTTTTGCTTTGCAGCAGTTGGGACTCAGCCATTGCAGCAAGATAATTAGACTGAAGATACCTTCCCTGCTGCAGCGGCTCATCACCCTTGAAGTGTCTGCATGTAAGAGGCTGCAGACAATAGAGATTGAAGCTCAATGTTTGTCCAAATTTTGGTTTAGTGGTGAGCGGCTAGTACAACTCTCGTTTGGAGAAGCATTGCAATTGAAGACCCTAGACATGCACTGTCATGGTGCTGTCTGTGAGGCTCGTGCCAATCTTCCGTCCACCTTGCCAAATCTTGAAACACTTTCTGTATTTTCATATTTTGAG ACGGTCAATACACCGATGGTCGGTAGCAAATTTCCATTCCTCAAGCACTTGACTGTTAAACTTGCTGCGGCCCCAGCCTATGATTATTGTTCTCTGATATCATTTTTTGATGCTTCTCCTTCATTGGAGACGTTCTTCTTGAAT GGGTTCCAGGGGAGCATGCAACATCCATCCATTTTGGCAGATCCTTCAGGTCGGAGGCAGATGCCGAAGCACCGCCATGACAAGCTCAAGAATGTGACTATTGCTGGTTTCTCCTCTGCAAAGAGCTTGGTTGAGCTAACCTGTCATATTCTTGAGAGTTCAGAGTCACTTGAGTGTCTTACATTGGACACCACGGAAGGATATGATTACCTTAGGTGTTCTGTCAACAGATCTGGCAAATGCTTCCGCATGCGCAGGGATGCCATCTTGGAAGCTCGTCGCGGGCTCTTGGCTATCAAGACATACATCGAGGGAATTGTTCCACCGAAAGTGAAGTTCACTGTTGTGGAGCCTTGCAGCCAGTGCCATGTTGTTGAGCTTTAG